Sequence from the Clostridium botulinum genome:
CTCAATTTCTCTATCCTTAAGTTCTTTAAATCTCCTATTTGCTCTTTCCTCGGGTGTAGCTGTTAAGAAAAACTTAAATTTAGCATCCTTAAGTACAACTGTTCCAATATCTCTTCCATCCATTATAACATCAAATTTATTTGACATATCTCTTTGAAGCTTAACCAATTTACTTCTTACTTCAGATATGGATGCATAAGAAGATACTATATTGCTTATTTCCGGAAGAGTTATTTTATCTTGAATATTTTCATTATTTAAAATTAAATCATCATTTTCAAAATGCATTTCCATAGTATCTATTAATGAACATATCTTTTCTATATTATTTTCAGATATATTATGTTGTTTACATTTCAATGCTACAGCTCTATACATAGCACCAGTATTTATATACATAAGATTAAACTCTTTACCTACTAATTTTGCTATTGTACTTTTCCCAGCACCTGCTGGGCCATCTATTGCTACTGCTATTTTCAAAATTTATTCCTCTTTTCTAAAAATCTTAAATTAGTTTAAAAACCTTTAATTAGATTATATAATTTTTTATTACTTCAAACAAGAAAATATTTAGTTCTTATTCAATATGACTTCCAGCAATTACTCCAGTTGCAAATGCAATTTGTACATTATAACCACCAGTAAAAGCATCTACATCCATAACTTCACCACAAAAAGAAAGATTATCTATAATCTTAGATCTCATAGTAGATGGATCAATTTCTTTAACATCTATTCCGCCTTTTGTTACAATTCCTTCAGCAAGTGGTCTTAATCCATTTAGATCGAATGAAAAATCTTTAAGAAGACTAACTAAGTTTCTTCTTTCTTCTTTAGTAATTTCATTAACTTTCTTTTCTTCAGGTATATTAGACATTTCTATTATCATAGGAATTAGTTTTTGTGGTAATAATTCATTTAATGAATTTTTAAAATCTTTATTCAAGTATTTATTAAAATCTCTTTGTATTCTCTTATCTAATTCGCCTATATTTAATGATGGTTTAAGATCTATATGTAATTTATAGTTTTTGTTATTTTCTATAAATCTACTCCCACTTAAAATAAGGGGACCTGATACGCCAAAATGTGTAAATAACATTTCACCAAAATTTTTATATACAACTTTCTTATCATTTTCTTTTATTGTAACTTCTACATTTTTTAATGATAATCCCATAAGCTCTTTAGTTTTTGCATCTTTTACAACCATAGGTACAAGCGCTGGCTTTAATGGGATTATTCTATGTCCTAATTTTTTAGAGAATTCTTGTCCCTCACCTCTTGAACCAGTAAGAGGATAAGAAGCTCCACCAGTTGCTATAATGTAATGATCTGCTTTTAAAATCTCTTCATTGTTTATCTCAATACCAGTTATGCTGTTGTCCTTATATTTTATAGCAGTAACCTTTGAATTTAATTTTATTTCAACATCAGTTCTACTTAATGCATTTGATAAACCTCTAATTATATCAGAAGATTTATCAGATTCAGGAAATACTCTATCTCCACGTTCTACTTTTAATTTAATTCCTTCATTAGAAAAGAAATTCATAGTATCTTCATTAGTAAATGTATATAATGCACTATATAAAAAATGCGGGTTACCAGGTATGTAATCAAAAAATTCTGAAATATCTTTGGCATTTGTAACGTTACATCTACCTTTACCAGTAATAAATAGCTTTTTTCCTAGTCTTTCATTACCATCCAATAATGTTACTTTATGTTCTTTTGCAGCTGTTATTGCAGCCATCATTCCTGCTGGGCCTGCTCCAATAACAATAACTTTGCTCATTAAAAAAATCAGCTCCTTAATTAAATAATATTTATAAATATC
This genomic interval carries:
- a CDS encoding NAD(P)/FAD-dependent oxidoreductase → MSKVIVIGAGPAGMMAAITAAKEHKVTLLDGNERLGKKLFITGKGRCNVTNAKDISEFFDYIPGNPHFLYSALYTFTNEDTMNFFSNEGIKLKVERGDRVFPESDKSSDIIRGLSNALSRTDVEIKLNSKVTAIKYKDNSITGIEINNEEILKADHYIIATGGASYPLTGSRGEGQEFSKKLGHRIIPLKPALVPMVVKDAKTKELMGLSLKNVEVTIKENDKKVVYKNFGEMLFTHFGVSGPLILSGSRFIENNKNYKLHIDLKPSLNIGELDKRIQRDFNKYLNKDFKNSLNELLPQKLIPMIIEMSNIPEEKKVNEITKEERRNLVSLLKDFSFDLNGLRPLAEGIVTKGGIDVKEIDPSTMRSKIIDNLSFCGEVMDVDAFTGGYNVQIAFATGVIAGSHIE
- the cmk gene encoding (d)CMP kinase — protein: MKIAVAIDGPAGAGKSTIAKLVGKEFNLMYINTGAMYRAVALKCKQHNISENNIEKICSLIDTMEMHFENDDLILNNENIQDKITLPEISNIVSSYASISEVRSKLVKLQRDMSNKFDVIMDGRDIGTVVLKDAKFKFFLTATPEERANRRFKELKDREIECSYDNILKDIIDRDYKDTHREIDPLRKADDAIEIDTTGLNISAVTEKINSYIRESI